A window of Ruminococcus champanellensis 18P13 = JCM 17042 contains these coding sequences:
- a CDS encoding cohesin domain-containing protein, with product MKKTRSILSALTVMAMLVSVPASVSAADSVSLIAGRATAKAGEEFSVDVKLSGIPSTGMSILDFAVEFDSSILTISDVTLGAVGNTGAIEADKDTGDVFTWSVDGDQLCMLWTTGLTDSQYWMKDTTSDVFVTITGTVNASAAEGAVSVLGIVPVARETYPGSGVTNDKIVAGYIDDSNTAVYYNVLGTAGEVTVGGDAAADLYGDVDCNGVVEINDVVLLSRYVAQDATAKAPSAQGLLNADCKKDGTIDSSDITAIARYLAHLIDASELGK from the coding sequence ATGAAGAAGACAAGATCCATTCTGTCCGCACTGACAGTCATGGCTATGCTGGTATCTGTTCCGGCAAGCGTATCCGCCGCTGATTCAGTTTCGCTGATTGCCGGCAGGGCAACCGCAAAGGCTGGGGAGGAGTTCAGTGTTGACGTAAAACTGTCCGGCATTCCCAGCACCGGCATGAGCATCCTGGACTTTGCTGTAGAGTTCGACAGCTCCATTCTCACCATCAGTGATGTTACCCTGGGCGCTGTAGGCAACACCGGTGCCATCGAGGCTGATAAGGACACCGGCGACGTATTTACCTGGAGCGTGGACGGGGATCAGCTGTGCATGCTGTGGACAACCGGTCTGACCGACAGCCAGTACTGGATGAAGGACACTACCTCAGACGTATTTGTAACCATTACCGGTACTGTAAACGCATCCGCAGCGGAGGGAGCTGTGTCAGTACTGGGAATTGTCCCGGTTGCCCGTGAAACCTATCCGGGCAGCGGCGTGACCAATGATAAAATCGTTGCAGGCTACATTGACGATTCCAATACGGCTGTTTACTATAATGTACTCGGCACAGCTGGGGAGGTAACCGTTGGCGGCGATGCTGCTGCTGATCTGTATGGTGACGTGGACTGCAACGGTGTCGTTGAAATCAATGACGTGGTTCTGCTGTCCAGATACGTTGCACAGGATGCAACTGCAAAGGCACCCTCTGCACAGGGACTGCTGAATGCGGACTGCAAAAAGGATGGTACTATCGATTCCAGTGACATTACTGCAATTGCACGGTATCTTGCACATCTGATCGATGCAAGCGAACTGGGCAAGTAA
- a CDS encoding dockerin type I domain-containing protein: MKKASAVLLALLMSVGTSAFYPLDPSTTAAAADQGLYGDLNGDGLIDGSDYALLRGYLAGQISAFPYEPALQAADVTGDQTVTADDAAMLNEYLLHKRTGFASGASFEIKQTPDYYFAVDAEYSQGVREDLNAGFTGEAYVNYDNVIGSYVNWTVQVPSAGNYRVTFRYANGSAADRPCKVTINGNTDYALVSYPSTEAWTTWAESSVVVTLHAGQNTIRATASTEGGGPNMDYLILEPTTDPAASLTEEIPEGAQQVENLDRGVIAAKSGNDKGMLISWRLLGTDDENTSFKVFRNGEPTVLYEGTAADATCYYDPDGTASDWYTVDVYQGSECTEFACLATMLGNKDSSGAYFDINFTAPADLTMPDGSTCSYTVNDCSVGDADGDGQYELFVKWDPSNSKDNSKSGYTGNVYLDCYKLDGTRLWRVDLGRNIRAGAHYTQFMVYDYDGDGKAEMICKTSDGTVDGTGAVIGNASADYRASSGYILSGNEYLTLFDGLTGKALDTIDYVPGRGTVSSWGDSYGNRVDRFLAATAYLNGTTPSCVMIRGYYTRMTATAYNVVNKKLVQLWAFDSGTAESTTSGYGDGNHNCFAADCDNDGRDEIVVGSAVIDDDGILLYTTGLRHGDVLHVGDFVPSNPGLEIFMCHEAAPYGMSLRDAATGKMILRKPGEGDTGRGLADNLIAGNDSAEFVGVQDSVVYDASGNTVCNWSDITKWGMNSVVYWTGSLERAVLDRTMVDQYGSGRVFTGSGVTYNNSSKSNACLTCDLFGDWREEMIFRLGTGSGVRIYSTTYETKYGIVSLMHNVQYRTAVAGQNVAYNQPPHTDYFLGTGYPLPERPNVYAAKP; this comes from the coding sequence ATGAAAAAAGCATCAGCAGTGTTGCTTGCGCTGCTGATGTCTGTCGGCACATCTGCGTTTTATCCGTTGGATCCATCCACAACAGCAGCCGCAGCCGACCAGGGCTTGTACGGTGATCTGAACGGGGATGGACTGATTGATGGTTCGGATTATGCGCTGCTCAGAGGATATCTGGCAGGGCAGATTTCTGCATTCCCGTATGAGCCTGCGCTGCAGGCGGCAGATGTAACGGGAGATCAGACAGTGACTGCGGATGACGCAGCGATGCTGAACGAGTATTTACTTCACAAGCGCACCGGGTTTGCATCGGGTGCATCCTTTGAAATCAAGCAGACGCCGGACTATTACTTTGCGGTAGACGCAGAGTATAGCCAGGGTGTCCGCGAGGATCTGAACGCCGGATTTACCGGCGAAGCATACGTCAACTATGATAATGTGATCGGCAGCTATGTCAACTGGACGGTGCAGGTGCCAAGTGCGGGCAACTACCGTGTGACATTCCGCTATGCAAACGGATCTGCTGCGGATCGCCCCTGCAAGGTGACAATCAACGGCAATACGGACTATGCGTTGGTGTCCTACCCCTCCACGGAGGCATGGACCACCTGGGCGGAGTCCAGCGTGGTGGTCACATTGCATGCGGGACAGAATACCATTCGTGCAACGGCTTCTACGGAAGGCGGCGGTCCCAATATGGACTACCTGATCCTGGAGCCTACCACGGATCCTGCCGCATCTCTGACGGAAGAAATTCCGGAGGGGGCACAGCAGGTGGAAAATCTGGACCGGGGCGTGATTGCGGCGAAGTCCGGCAATGACAAGGGTATGCTGATTTCCTGGCGGCTGCTTGGTACCGATGATGAGAATACCTCCTTCAAGGTGTTCCGCAACGGAGAACCCACTGTGCTGTATGAGGGCACAGCGGCGGATGCTACCTGCTATTATGATCCGGATGGTACAGCATCAGATTGGTATACGGTGGATGTATACCAGGGCTCGGAGTGTACGGAATTTGCATGCCTTGCAACCATGCTGGGCAATAAGGACTCTTCGGGTGCATATTTTGATATCAACTTTACGGCACCGGCGGATCTGACCATGCCGGACGGTTCTACCTGCTCTTACACAGTCAATGACTGTTCTGTGGGAGATGCGGACGGGGATGGTCAGTACGAGCTGTTCGTGAAGTGGGATCCTTCCAATTCCAAGGACAATTCCAAGAGTGGCTATACGGGCAATGTATACCTGGACTGCTACAAGCTGGACGGCACAAGACTCTGGCGTGTGGATCTGGGGAGAAACATCCGTGCGGGTGCACATTATACCCAGTTCATGGTTTATGACTATGACGGGGACGGCAAGGCTGAAATGATCTGTAAGACCTCCGATGGTACGGTGGATGGTACAGGGGCTGTGATTGGCAACGCTTCGGCAGATTATCGGGCGTCCTCCGGCTACATCCTGTCCGGCAACGAATACCTGACGCTCTTTGACGGTCTGACGGGCAAAGCGCTGGATACCATAGATTATGTACCGGGACGGGGTACGGTCAGCAGTTGGGGCGATTCCTACGGAAATCGTGTGGATCGGTTCCTGGCGGCAACGGCGTATTTGAACGGCACCACGCCCAGCTGTGTGATGATCCGGGGCTATTACACCAGAATGACCGCAACGGCATACAATGTGGTCAACAAAAAGCTGGTACAGCTTTGGGCATTTGATTCCGGAACTGCGGAAAGCACTACCTCCGGCTACGGAGACGGCAATCACAACTGCTTTGCGGCGGATTGTGACAACGACGGCAGGGATGAAATTGTGGTGGGCTCTGCGGTAATCGATGATGACGGCATACTGCTGTACACCACTGGTCTGCGGCATGGAGACGTGCTGCATGTGGGGGACTTCGTGCCCAGCAATCCTGGTCTGGAGATCTTCATGTGCCACGAGGCTGCGCCCTATGGTATGTCCCTGCGTGATGCGGCAACCGGCAAAATGATTCTTCGGAAACCAGGAGAAGGGGATACCGGCCGGGGACTTGCGGATAATCTGATCGCCGGGAACGACAGTGCCGAGTTTGTGGGCGTACAGGATTCTGTGGTTTATGACGCATCCGGCAATACGGTCTGCAACTGGAGCGATATCACCAAGTGGGGTATGAACTCCGTGGTTTACTGGACTGGCTCTCTGGAGCGGGCAGTGCTTGACCGGACTATGGTGGATCAGTACGGTTCCGGCAGAGTCTTTACCGGCAGCGGCGTGACCTATAACAATTCGTCCAAGTCCAATGCGTGTCTGACCTGTGATCTGTTTGGTGACTGGCGAGAGGAAATGATCTTCCGGCTGGGAACTGGATCCGGCGTCCGGATTTACTCTACGACTTACGAGACGAAATACGGCATCGTTTCTCTGATGCACAATGTACAGTATCGTACAGCTGTTGCAGGGCAGAATGTGGCTTATAACCAGCCGCCCCATACGGATTACTTCCTGGGAACCGGTTATCCGCTTCCGGAACGTCCAAATGTGTATGCTGCAAAGCCTTAA
- a CDS encoding NAD(P)/FAD-dependent oxidoreductase gives MESIWQNSTKAPSFPKLQGNAKTDVLIIGGGIVGILTAYFLKQSGVDCMLVEKRRICSGTTGYTTAKITFQHGLNYQKLLKSEGLETAQKFLHANRLAFAKYAELCREIHCDYQRKPNYVYSVQDRNALEQELSALARIGYEPVFCEHLPLPFPTAGAVMFPDQAQFHPLKFLYAIATHLPIYENTFVREMRENQAITDGGNITAKAVIVATHFPFLNKHGSYFLKLYQHRSYVLALDHAQNVQGMYVDACKTGLSFRNYGEYLLLGGGGHRTGKRAAAGRSCGVPHGSIIPPPGNGVIGQPRTA, from the coding sequence ATGGAATCAATCTGGCAGAACAGTACAAAGGCGCCAAGCTTTCCGAAGCTGCAGGGGAATGCGAAAACCGATGTGCTGATTATCGGCGGCGGCATTGTCGGAATTCTGACGGCATACTTTCTGAAACAAAGCGGTGTGGATTGCATGCTTGTGGAAAAGCGGCGTATTTGCAGCGGAACCACGGGATATACAACGGCTAAGATCACGTTTCAGCATGGTCTGAATTATCAGAAGCTTCTGAAAAGTGAGGGCTTGGAAACGGCGCAGAAATTCCTGCATGCCAACCGGCTTGCCTTTGCAAAATATGCGGAGCTTTGCCGGGAAATCCACTGTGATTATCAGCGAAAGCCTAACTATGTTTATTCGGTGCAGGACAGAAATGCGCTGGAGCAGGAGCTGTCCGCTCTTGCAAGAATTGGTTATGAGCCGGTGTTCTGCGAGCATTTGCCCTTGCCCTTTCCAACGGCAGGCGCAGTGATGTTTCCGGATCAGGCGCAGTTCCATCCGCTGAAATTCCTGTACGCCATTGCAACACATTTGCCCATTTATGAGAATACCTTTGTTCGGGAGATGCGGGAAAACCAGGCAATCACAGACGGGGGAAATATCACGGCAAAGGCAGTGATCGTTGCAACTCATTTTCCCTTTCTCAACAAGCATGGCAGTTATTTTCTCAAGCTTTATCAGCACCGTTCCTATGTGCTGGCTCTGGATCATGCCCAGAATGTGCAGGGCATGTATGTGGACGCATGCAAAACGGGTTTGTCATTTCGGAATTACGGGGAGTATCTGCTGCTGGGCGGCGGCGGTCATCGAACGGGAAAAAGGGCGGCTGCTGGGCGGAGCTGCGGCGTGCCGCACGGCAGTATTATCCCTCCGCCAGGGAATGGGGTCATTGGGCAGCCCAGGACTGCATGA
- a CDS encoding Rieske 2Fe-2S domain-containing protein, with the protein MRRAARQYYPSAREWGHWAAQDCMTLDQMPYIGQYSSRTAQLFTAAGFDKWGMTGAMLSGMLLSDLVQGRKPAYADIFNPSRSMLKSQLFVNDLESIGNLLTFTGRRCPHLGCALHWNAAEHSWDCACHGSRLDEHGNVLDNPANGA; encoded by the coding sequence CTGCGGCGTGCCGCACGGCAGTATTATCCCTCCGCCAGGGAATGGGGTCATTGGGCAGCCCAGGACTGCATGACGCTGGATCAGATGCCATATATCGGGCAATATTCCAGCCGCACAGCACAGCTTTTCACGGCAGCGGGCTTTGACAAATGGGGCATGACAGGCGCCATGCTGTCGGGGATGCTGCTTTCTGATCTGGTGCAGGGCAGAAAGCCTGCATATGCTGACATTTTCAACCCTTCCAGAAGCATGCTGAAGTCCCAGCTGTTTGTCAATGATCTGGAATCTATCGGAAATCTTCTGACATTTACCGGCAGGCGCTGCCCACATCTGGGGTGTGCGCTGCATTGGAATGCCGCCGAGCATTCCTGGGACTGTGCTTGTCATGGCTCGCGGTTGGACGAACATGGAAACGTGTTGGATAATCCGGCAAATGGGGCGTGA
- a CDS encoding zinc ribbon domain-containing protein, with the protein METKDIILQLRTQMGLSQDALAEKIYVTRQAVSRWENGETIPNVEALKLLSQVFDVSINTLLGSPRQLVCQCCGMPLEDATTSREPNGAFNEEYCKWCYAGGEFRYTSKEQLIDFCVEHLANENWPAEQVRAHMEAVVPNLKHWK; encoded by the coding sequence ATGGAAACAAAGGATATCATATTACAGCTCAGAACCCAAATGGGGCTTTCACAGGATGCGCTTGCGGAAAAAATCTATGTGACCAGGCAGGCTGTATCCCGTTGGGAGAATGGCGAGACGATCCCGAACGTAGAGGCATTGAAGCTGCTGTCACAGGTTTTTGATGTGTCCATCAATACGTTGTTGGGATCCCCAAGGCAGTTGGTTTGTCAATGCTGCGGCATGCCTCTGGAGGATGCCACAACAAGCCGGGAGCCGAACGGGGCGTTCAATGAAGAATACTGCAAGTGGTGCTATGCGGGGGGCGAATTCCGGTATACCAGCAAGGAACAGCTGATTGATTTTTGCGTGGAGCATCTGGCAAATGAAAACTGGCCGGCGGAACAGGTTCGTGCGCATATGGAAGCAGTTGTACCGAATCTGAAGCACTGGAAGTAG
- a CDS encoding cupin domain-containing protein — MAYQEGQVVSKTLVQNDLVSMTIFSFDKGEEISTHAAGGDAMVTVLEGKGRFTVGGEVFYLEQGETLIMPKDIPHAVYGEERFKMQLVVSF, encoded by the coding sequence GTGGCTTATCAGGAGGGGCAGGTAGTCAGCAAGACCCTTGTGCAGAATGATCTGGTCAGCATGACGATTTTTTCCTTTGACAAGGGAGAAGAAATCTCGACGCACGCAGCAGGCGGCGATGCAATGGTAACGGTTCTGGAGGGCAAGGGAAGATTCACCGTTGGCGGTGAGGTGTTCTACCTGGAGCAGGGGGAAACGCTGATCATGCCGAAGGATATTCCTCACGCAGTGTATGGCGAGGAAAGATTTAAAATGCAGCTGGTGGTTTCATTCTAA
- a CDS encoding cell division ATP-binding protein FtsE: MIQINHVKKAIGGHVIFDDLSMQIADREFAVLTGPSGCGKTTLLHMIGGIEPVDSGDILVGDFNVANGKNLMHYYRHEVGFLFQNFALVERKTVAENLGMIRKDARSSLSMVDALRRVGMEGKETQMVYSLSGGEQQRIALARLMMKQCSLILADEPTGSLDPNNAAQVMEILKSFSEMGKTVIMVTHAPNLIEPSMRHIALDA; this comes from the coding sequence ATGATTCAGATAAACCATGTGAAAAAAGCCATTGGCGGTCATGTGATCTTTGATGACCTGTCCATGCAGATTGCAGACCGGGAATTTGCGGTACTCACCGGGCCTTCCGGCTGCGGCAAAACCACCCTGCTGCACATGATCGGCGGGATCGAGCCGGTGGACAGCGGCGACATTCTCGTGGGAGACTTCAATGTGGCAAATGGAAAAAATCTCATGCACTATTACCGGCATGAAGTGGGCTTCCTGTTTCAGAATTTTGCCCTGGTAGAGCGGAAAACCGTTGCGGAAAATCTGGGCATGATTCGCAAGGACGCCCGCAGCAGTCTTTCTATGGTGGATGCCCTCCGGCGTGTAGGCATGGAGGGCAAGGAAACACAAATGGTATATTCTTTGTCCGGCGGGGAGCAGCAGCGCATTGCCCTTGCCCGGCTTATGATGAAGCAATGCAGTCTGATTCTGGCGGATGAGCCAACCGGTTCCCTGGATCCGAACAATGCAGCGCAGGTGATGGAAATTCTCAAGTCTTTCTCTGAAATGGGCAAAACTGTCATTATGGTGACACATGCGCCCAATCTCATCGAACCCTCCATGCGGCATATTGCGCTGGATGCATAA
- a CDS encoding GLUG motif-containing protein, whose amino-acid sequence MKQKQRWLAMLLSVLMVWTMLPTAGLPAYRVWAAKSVTFTPIYGTAGVSEEESYDKILDGKKTQDDFSKWCVEYFIGAEAVFRASEEIYVSGYTITTGNDNATAIGRNPESWTLYGCNDYESGANWETIHAVTNDTVLQNENYASYDFTFTATSNKYRYFKLEITAIEDGDVFQMAEFELQYSTCAHQWSTSGMIGPICTEPAYIVETCTVCSEVRKVPLESHPALGHDWETTETTDPTCEMDGTLKQVCKRCSTAQTIPDESNPALGHDWETTETTAPTCELQGTLKQVCKRCSTEQTIPDESNPALGHDWEPTEVTDPTCTKDGQLTEVCKRCSTEQTIPDEGKSALGHDWKIVETLDPTCTENGQLKQVCTRCSAEQTVPDANAPAQGHQYVDNVCLFCKQPGFTLIQPSGSGSSSDPYQLSCAEHLYWLADLVNSGNNNIPYAVLTEDIVVNENLLQSLQFDENGNVLNGNQFATWTPIGTRENPLILEKIDGQGHAISGLYFNDAAAYNVGLFGHSLQGTIENLHIRDSYLNASQCVGGVCGYMVDGKMIECSFDGMINGSDTVGGLCGLAGGVDFTSCSNVGTISAFEYVGAISGSTSGIVQSCYYLEGCNGANTSLNAYGESKTAEEFKDGSVCTLLGGHPYYDENGFCVYCDTGYQQPVRNAAGQYEISSAGELYWFASQVNTQNASAKAVLTADITVNPDLLQSLQFDAEGNVTNGSDFTAWTPIGTSSRVYQGTFDGQGHTISGLYFNDKTQEFIGLFGYAQGTIQNIHVADSYFNGRDCVGGICGFIYQGGTITHCSFSGTVSGVDAVGGVVGQSTRGAVSGCSNVGTVSCPGRSSSVGGILGFILNGTVRNSYYLEGCNGAGTEFTSIEGVGTSKTAEEFRNGDVCTALGYHAYYTADGFCGYCDAYQEAVQNEAGTYEISNAGQLYWFADKVNNDNETYGSANAVLTGDITVNKGVLTADGQLAEDASKFRVWTPIGTKYDNTSTVVPYNGIFDGQGYTISGLYCNKNVKYGGLFGYLGSGTITNVSVTDMYIQTAEGHSGLCAYMQNGTISNVRLTNARLLVEENGGLGWAGLCAYAEDGTISNAHVSDTYIMVAGNSAGGICGRMEKGTISDCPSAATVAAEENWSHITLVGGICGATDSGKIVNCYSVGKLAEVNNGICSNMGEGASATNCYYLSETEESGTTCGGTAKSAAAFASGEVAYLLQDGRAATVWGQVIGTDAFPMPGSAKVYQITHYAGCNNTSPSTNSYSNLKKADTFGAHAYVNSKCKYCGMFEDGIGAKLAGYTLTLNGRIGVNFHIELDQSIANDPVTYMLFTLPDGTFRQIYVDDATTTEINGVTYHVFTVEMVAKEMTTQITAQICNGRQQGELYTFTVAEYADYILANTEKYSPETAALAQALLNYGTHAKAYFDGETLGATEEMNRVTADTLADAVPTISGELPEGITYYGSSLLLESGTVVRHYFRVADDADVSAYGFTGNKGKYYYMDQEAVLGTVNQNCVIGGYVLSYDTMCYVRSVLASADAPDNLKQVVTALYLYNQAAIAYQQNPVS is encoded by the coding sequence ATGAAGCAAAAACAAAGATGGCTGGCGATGCTGCTGTCGGTGCTGATGGTATGGACCATGCTCCCTACCGCAGGACTGCCTGCATACAGGGTTTGGGCGGCGAAGAGCGTGACCTTCACACCCATATATGGTACAGCCGGCGTGAGTGAAGAAGAAAGCTACGACAAGATCCTTGACGGAAAAAAGACGCAGGATGATTTCTCGAAGTGGTGTGTGGAGTATTTTATCGGTGCAGAGGCGGTATTCCGGGCATCGGAGGAGATCTATGTCAGTGGATACACCATTACCACCGGTAATGACAACGCAACCGCAATCGGCAGAAATCCCGAGAGCTGGACCCTTTATGGCTGCAATGACTATGAGTCAGGTGCCAACTGGGAAACCATCCATGCGGTCACGAATGACACTGTACTCCAAAATGAAAATTATGCATCCTATGATTTCACATTTACGGCTACATCTAATAAGTATCGGTATTTCAAACTGGAGATCACGGCAATCGAGGACGGGGACGTTTTTCAGATGGCAGAGTTTGAACTGCAGTATTCTACCTGTGCACATCAGTGGTCAACAAGCGGTATGATAGGGCCAATCTGCACAGAGCCTGCCTATATCGTAGAAACCTGCACGGTATGCAGCGAAGTACGGAAAGTTCCCCTGGAAAGTCATCCTGCACTGGGGCATGACTGGGAGACCACAGAGACTACGGATCCTACCTGCGAGATGGATGGAACATTGAAGCAGGTCTGCAAGCGTTGCAGTACTGCGCAAACCATTCCGGATGAAAGTAACCCTGCACTGGGGCACGACTGGGAGACCACAGAAACTACGGCTCCTACCTGTGAGTTGCAGGGAACATTGAAGCAGGTCTGCAAGCGGTGCAGTACTGAGCAAACCATTCCGGATGAAAGTAACCCTGCATTGGGACACGATTGGGAGCCAACGGAGGTTACAGACCCTACCTGTACGAAGGACGGTCAGCTGACAGAGGTTTGCAAGCGATGCAGTACTGAGCAAACCATTCCGGATGAGGGTAAGTCGGCACTGGGACATGATTGGAAGATTGTGGAGACCTTGGATCCCACCTGCACGGAGAATGGGCAGCTAAAGCAAGTCTGCACACGGTGCAGTGCGGAGCAAACCGTCCCCGATGCGAATGCACCTGCACAGGGGCATCAATATGTGGACAACGTATGCCTGTTCTGTAAGCAGCCAGGCTTTACATTGATCCAACCGTCTGGCAGTGGTTCATCCAGCGATCCTTATCAGCTTAGCTGTGCAGAGCATCTGTACTGGCTGGCGGATCTGGTGAATAGTGGCAATAACAACATCCCGTATGCTGTTCTGACGGAAGACATTGTCGTGAACGAAAATCTGCTTCAGTCTTTGCAGTTCGATGAGAACGGGAATGTACTGAACGGAAATCAGTTCGCCACATGGACCCCCATCGGAACCAGAGAAAATCCTCTGATCCTGGAAAAAATAGACGGACAGGGGCATGCCATCAGTGGCTTGTATTTTAATGATGCAGCAGCCTATAACGTGGGATTGTTTGGACACTCTTTGCAGGGCACGATCGAGAATCTGCACATTAGAGACTCTTATCTGAACGCATCACAGTGTGTGGGTGGTGTGTGCGGCTATATGGTTGATGGCAAAATGATCGAGTGCAGCTTCGATGGCATGATCAACGGCTCAGACACGGTAGGCGGTTTGTGCGGTTTAGCCGGGGGAGTAGATTTCACCAGTTGCAGCAATGTAGGCACCATATCCGCTTTTGAATATGTTGGTGCTATAAGCGGCAGCACCTCTGGCATAGTGCAGAGCTGCTACTACCTGGAGGGCTGCAACGGAGCAAATACGAGTTTGAATGCATACGGGGAAAGCAAAACCGCAGAAGAATTCAAAGACGGAAGCGTCTGCACGCTGCTGGGCGGTCACCCCTATTATGATGAGAACGGCTTCTGCGTGTACTGTGACACCGGCTATCAGCAGCCTGTTAGGAATGCAGCCGGGCAGTATGAGATCTCCAGCGCCGGGGAGCTGTATTGGTTCGCGTCACAAGTCAACACACAAAATGCGAGCGCAAAAGCTGTCCTGACGGCGGACATCACCGTGAATCCCGATCTGCTCCAGTCCTTGCAGTTTGATGCAGAGGGGAACGTGACCAATGGGTCGGATTTCACAGCCTGGACTCCCATCGGCACAAGCAGTAGAGTTTACCAAGGAACCTTTGACGGACAGGGGCACACCATCAGCGGCTTGTATTTCAATGACAAGACACAGGAATTCATCGGTCTGTTCGGGTATGCGCAAGGCACCATTCAAAACATTCATGTTGCAGATTCTTATTTCAATGGAAGGGATTGCGTGGGGGGCATATGCGGCTTCATATACCAAGGCGGTACCATAACCCACTGCAGCTTTAGTGGAACGGTAAGCGGAGTAGATGCAGTAGGCGGCGTGGTTGGGCAGAGCACCCGGGGCGCAGTTTCCGGCTGCAGCAATGTGGGTACCGTTTCCTGTCCCGGTCGTAGTTCTTCTGTCGGCGGAATTCTCGGCTTTATATTGAACGGTACTGTACGTAATTCCTATTACCTGGAGGGATGCAACGGAGCGGGTACCGAATTTACCTCTATAGAGGGTGTAGGTACAAGCAAGACCGCAGAAGAATTCCGGAACGGAGACGTATGCACAGCCCTTGGCTATCATGCTTATTACACTGCCGATGGGTTCTGCGGATACTGCGATGCATATCAGGAAGCAGTGCAGAACGAAGCCGGAACCTACGAGATCTCCAATGCCGGACAGCTGTACTGGTTCGCAGACAAGGTAAACAACGACAACGAAACCTACGGCAGTGCGAATGCGGTACTGACCGGGGACATTACAGTGAACAAAGGGGTTCTGACGGCGGATGGACAGCTGGCAGAAGATGCAAGCAAGTTCAGAGTCTGGACGCCCATCGGCACCAAGTATGATAATACCTCCACGGTCGTTCCGTACAACGGTATTTTTGACGGACAGGGATATACCATCAGCGGGCTGTACTGCAACAAAAATGTAAAGTACGGCGGTCTGTTCGGATATCTGGGGAGCGGAACGATCACCAATGTATCCGTTACGGATATGTACATTCAGACGGCAGAAGGCCATTCCGGTCTGTGCGCATATATGCAGAACGGCACCATATCCAATGTGCGTCTTACAAACGCACGCCTGCTGGTTGAGGAAAATGGCGGATTGGGCTGGGCTGGTCTGTGTGCGTATGCGGAGGACGGTACGATCTCCAATGCGCACGTTTCGGACACATACATCATGGTAGCTGGAAACAGTGCCGGCGGTATATGCGGCAGAATGGAAAAGGGCACGATTTCTGATTGTCCTTCTGCAGCTACCGTAGCAGCCGAAGAAAATTGGTCACACATTACCTTGGTCGGCGGCATATGCGGCGCAACCGACAGCGGTAAAATCGTTAACTGTTACAGCGTTGGAAAGCTCGCCGAAGTGAACAATGGCATATGCAGCAACATGGGGGAAGGCGCTTCCGCCACAAATTGCTACTATCTTTCTGAAACGGAGGAAAGCGGCACCACTTGCGGTGGAACAGCAAAGTCAGCTGCAGCCTTTGCCAGCGGCGAGGTAGCATACCTGCTGCAGGATGGTCGGGCAGCGACCGTCTGGGGACAGGTGATCGGAACGGATGCATTCCCCATGCCAGGCAGTGCAAAGGTATACCAGATCACACACTATGCAGGCTGCAACAATACAAGTCCCTCTACAAACAGCTACAGCAATCTGAAGAAGGCTGATACCTTCGGTGCGCATGCTTATGTGAATAGCAAATGCAAGTACTGCGGCATGTTTGAAGATGGCATTGGAGCTAAGCTTGCCGGGTATACCCTGACGTTGAACGGCAGAATCGGTGTGAACTTCCACATTGAGTTGGATCAAAGCATTGCCAATGACCCGGTGACCTATATGCTGTTTACTTTGCCGGATGGCACCTTCCGGCAGATCTATGTGGATGATGCCACTACGACGGAGATCAACGGGGTTACTTATCATGTGTTCACCGTGGAAATGGTAGCCAAGGAGATGACTACTCAGATTACAGCGCAGATTTGCAACGGCAGACAGCAGGGAGAGCTGTACACCTTTACGGTAGCAGAATACGCAGACTACATTCTGGCAAACACAGAAAAGTATTCCCCCGAAACTGCGGCACTGGCACAGGCGCTGCTGAACTACGGTACTCATGCAAAGGCGTATTTTGACGGAGAGACGCTGGGCGCAACGGAGGAAATGAACCGTGTGACTGCGGATACTCTGGCGGATGCAGTGCCCACCATATCCGGTGAGCTGCCGGAGGGGATCACCTACTATGGTTCCAGCCTGTTGCTGGAATCCGGTACGGTGGTACGGCATTACTTCCGTGTCGCAGATGATGCGGATGTAAGCGCATACGGCTTCACGGGGAACAAGGGCAAATATTATTACATGGATCAGGAAGCCGTTCTCGGTACAGTCAATCAGAACTGCGTGATCGGCGGATATGTCCTCAGCTATGACACCATGTGTTATGTGCGCAGCGTGCTGGCAAGTGCGGATGCACCGGACAATCTGAAACAGGTGGTTACGGCTCTGTATCTGTACAATCAGGCGGCAATTGCGTATCAGCAGAATCCGGTTTCATAA